The stretch of DNA CCTCCTCAGGCACGAGCTCTATCCCCGGGTGCTTCGTCTGGAAGTCGAGGCACGACCTGATGGCCTTCACGTAGTGGTTCTTCTCGTACAGCAGGTTGTGCAGCCTCAGCGTCGTGGAGTCCACGGGCGCCTTCGCCGCCTCCGTCTCCCCCTTCACCTTATCCTCCTCCATCAGTATCTCCCTATTCACCTGCGCGCAAAAAAATAATCCAGGTCGAGTTGGAGCGGCGGATCTAGAGCTAGGGTTTCTGCTGCAAGGTGGGCCGGGGTTTTGGGGCGCGAGACGCACCTGGCGGAGCGTGATGAGGAGGAGGGACATCTGCGCGACGAGCTCGCGGAGCTCGGACTTGGGGGCGCCGTCCTTCTTGATGGCGAGTATGCGGGCGGCGACCTCCTCGACGGAGGCGCGGGTctcggcgaggaggtcgtggggggAGCGTGGCTTTGCTGCGGTTGTGGCGCTGGGCGGACGAGCCGGCGCCTCGACGTCCATGGCTTCCGCCGCCGGCGCCTTTGCCATCGATGCGGCCGGAGACGAGAGAGACGATGCCAAGCGCCGGAAGTGGGAGCGGAAGTGGTAAATGGGTCGGGTTCTGGCTGACCTAGTTCGTTCAGGTAAGATGCTCGGGCCGTTCGTTTCTTGGGAAATCGAGACCAGCCCAATTTTGCGGAGGTATCCGGCCCAAATCAGGAGACGGACCGGCCGACAAAGCTTCTAATAAAGAAAAAGATGAGACTTCTCATTGCCTAAAAAAACATGAGAAttctcaaaaggaaaaaaaaattacAAGAAAGGGGAGAGAGAGTGTGGAATGGGTTGTAGTAGGACCAGTTAGAGGCTAACACACGCTACATCACTCCTGAGATTAACTctacatctactccctccgttacgtctagatacattcatttctacgacaagtaattccgaacgaagaGAGTAGTATATTATTGCGATCACTTGTTTTGCTTTTATATTActtcctccatccggaaatacttattATTGAAATTGATGTAATATGTCATGCAGATATTTTTTTCGTTCATACATCTAGTACATCGTTTTGGCCTCAGTGTCGGTCGGTGGTAGTTGTTTCAGCCTCTTTGGAGCTCATATTCCATGCTAAAACTGTGGAATTGCTTCTATAATGCTCATATGAGCCAGCAGCCCACAAAGCTCCCGCTCGCTCAGCTCGGCTTCTTGCTCCTCTCGCTCATTTAGCTATTTTTCCGCTCACCCCACTGCTAGCTCAGGAAAAAATGGCTATCATTTTTTACTTGAAAAGTTAATTAATAAAAGATGTTTAAGGAATTTGAAAAATAATAACAacttaaaaaatcatgaattttaaaaactTTCACAAATTTAAAATATAGTCATGGATTTTTTAAAAAATCACAAATTAAATAAGTTTTCGAGTTAACAAATGTTCTTAAATTTAAATGATCATTAActttaaaaatattcataaattttagaaaatatgaattttagaaaatgtttatgcttttaaatgttcataaattttaataAGCGCTAATTAATTAAAATGTGAAAAAGGGAGTAGTTCGGGATGAAAGAAAGGTTCCCGGGATGGCCTAACCAGACACGACGGCCAGCCCCTAGCTGTAAAGCATGCTTCGCAAAAATTGTGAGCTTCAAAATTCGAGGTCCTAAATTCACGAACTAAATTACAAGTAAAACTACTAGAATACTCTATGATTTCATGGACAATGGCACCATAGACTGCCCCACTCTTCTTCTTGGTGTCTTCGATCACTACCTTACCGTCCGAGGCCACCTGGATGGAGTGTAGCTATAGATCCTCCGCCAATGCCATGGATTCTCTGATCGCCGGTGCTTCCAAAGTGGCGGGGTTCGTGATAGACCTGAAGCCGATGGCAGATGCACCTAGGAATTAATGCTCCTGATGTGTCTCTGGCTACGGCTGCTATAGCTCCGACTCCCAATCTCCCTGCAACAGCAGCGTCCCACATTCAACCTTGCCATGTTAGCTGGCCGGCTAAGTCAATGGGTAGGCCTCGGTGCTCCTGTATTGCTCGCCGCCGCCACAGGTTTGATCAGAACCTGAAAGTCGTCGATGTATGATTGTACGTGGCTGCCTGCTCGTGCCTAATTGACTTAACCAGTTTTTTTCCTGGACGCTTGCTTGGAGGGCAGCAGGATCAACGAAATTGGAAGCCGGAGGTTTTAATTTGTTTGTTTGATGATCTTCAAGCCCGGTTATACTTGTCTTCGGCTTATGTCAGTTTGGTTGCTGATTGCGGAGGATCTTAGCAGCCTCCCTCGTTACCTGTTTTGAACCATCTTGGTTGACAACGAGTGCGTTCTCCTGGCTGGCGGGATTGGGGTCGACGGTCAGCGGAGGTTCCTAAGCTCCccatggtcttcttcttcctccggcgTATCGATTTCTGCCTCCGTTGTCATCGAGTTGCTGCTTATGCGCGCGGAGGTCTCCAGGCTCTCTTCCGGCGTGGTGGCTTACTGGCTTTCCGGTCCTCAGATATGCTCCGCTCAAGCTAGCGTTCTTTTAGGTGCCAACAAGATGGCGACTGCGAGAGCTCGACCCACCGTGGCCATGGCCATCGTCCTCCTCGCCACGCTCTCGGCCTCCCACACCGCGTCATGCCTGGTCCGGCCGCACGACATCGTCGGCTGCCAGCCCAGCGGCTACCTCCCGGGCAGGTCCGGGGACTGCGAGACGAGCAACAGCCCGGACTGCTGCGTCGACGGCAAGCAGTACCTGCAGTTCCTCTGCTCGCCGCCGGTCTCCGCGACCACATGGGCCGTCCTCACGGTCAACGGCTTCGGCAAGGGCAAGGACGGCGGCCTCCCGTCCGAGTGCGACAGCGCGTACCACGACTCGGAGATGGTCATCGCGCTCTCCACCGGCTGGTTCAGCGGCATGTCCCGCTGCAGCCGCAGCATCAAGATAACTGCTACGAAGGGTGGCAGCTCATCCGTGTACGCCAAGGTGGTGGACGAGTGCGACTCCGTCCACGGTTGCGACAGGATGTTACCTGGTCCGACGAGTAATCAGTTAGTTTGACCATATGAATATTCGTGTTCCCACTAAGTATTTACTTTTAGATTCTTCTGTTTCTTCTAAAGTTTATCATTATATCTGTAGCTCTATTTTGATCCGAATGTATTTATTTCTATCGATGGTGAGATTCTCGTATTTCATTAAAATCACCTTGGGGTACACAAAAAGATACACAAGACTGAATGAGTGTTGACCCTTCGATGGCTACTCAAACTCGTCGTTGCCAATGCAAAGGCCGAATGCGTGTTCATTGTGTTTGTATCCACTCAATACTTCATTTTTAGTCAATAAAAATCATTCtttatcaaagaagaagaagaagaatacatcTAAATACATGTTTCACCAAAATCTACCTTTCGAAGAAGGTGTTAGAGTCATGTCGACCGTGCAAATAAATGTAAGACTTTTTGCGTGTTCTCGAAAAAGGAATCTCGTCGGCCGTGCTATAGAAATGACTTCAACAAGACGGATGGAGCTCGATTAACTCTATTGCGGAGACTATGATAATGATGTGTCTTTTATATAATCTTCGTTCGCTTGATGCCTACTTTAACCACGAACAAGACACTATGGAGGCAACCCACATAAATCTGCCGCGGTTACATTGTTACCCATAGTACTTCTGGAGTTGTAGTGCTTCCACCATTCAGCAACATCTTTCATAAGAGGAAAAAGAGAGACCTTGTGTGAGTATTTAATTAAATAAACAATGGTATATACAGAAATTAACCAGAATATAATGCATGCTTGAATACCTTATAAGCTTCACTGATGAAGACACTAGGCCATCCAGCATATGGCAGATAGCTGTTAGCATTGGACAAAACACAAAAATTAACAACGCAAAAAACATTAATCAATTGAAACGGTAGAGCAAGGTATATATAAAGCCATATTAATACACGTCCAAATTCGATAGTAGACGCATGATAAGAGACAACAACCCGCCACGTACCATGCAACCCGTCCAATAATGTCATGCGGTTGAAGCCAAAGCTGCCCGCTCGCATAGAGAAATCGGTCATCCACTGAATTGTTGTCTCCTTTGGTGAGTATTCGGATTTCTCCAGTATCTCGATGCTCGTAAACCTAGAATAATTTGAGAAGATTATTTTCAAGGCAAACAAAGTATAACATATAGACTTTTAATGATTTGATTGGTGTGTAGCAAGAGATACTAGAGGCCGGGCTTGCTGTTACCTTGATCACACGATGGACAATTGGATGTTCAAAGCCATCAACTTTGAAAAGAACGACCTCTCCTTCGCGGAAAGGTTCATTGCTCATGTTGTGCACAAACACCATATCACCCTGCGAAACAAGCACATATTCCATTCATGCATCTATCAATATGTTGGTCGAAATTAAAGGGGGCGACAAACGGAAGCACACATTTTTTTTTCTAAAATAAGTTATATCACATACCTTCTTAATTGCAGGCTCCATACTTTCGGACAAAACCGCCATCGCCGGTGACTTGACACCCGTCACGAGCATCATTCCCTCGGGCACCAGCACCAACAACGCAAGGACCATAACTGCATTCCGAATTTAAGTAAAAATTCCCGGGAAGAAAAGAGAACTTATAGAAGCATTATGAACGCTGAAGAACACCGAAGAAAGAGGCCTATATATGTACTTACCGAGGAAGGTGATGGATTGCGTGAGCACATGCCGGATCTTCATAGCCTCCTCTCTCGGCTGGACGATGGTGAAAACACAAACTAGCTTTCTGATGATCGATTCTAATATGTTTCCAGCGAACGTCTGCTCTTGCTTTGCAGCTAGGTAGGTAGCTAGGCTATGAATATATAGGCAAAGCTGCGGAGTACTCGACGAGCACTCACTCGATAGGAATCCGTGACGGACACCATCGATCACCACACGTGCGGGATTCGGTTTCCGTGTCCGACTCCGGCCATGCAGTGGAATCACATACCGTGTCCATAGCGTACGCACGTGCGGTTTGCAACTGATTTATCTCTTCGGTTTATCAATTAATTTACGTGCGTGTGGTAATTGCACCCAGCTACGGTATTCTCAGAGCCCGCCACCAGCATTACGTATTTAGGTGCCTGGCGAATAGCTGTGAGGACCCCGAACGGCCAGGTACCAACGATGATACGGCCAGGTCGATATACATACGTCTCGCGTTTCATGTTTCATGTCAGTTCAATTACAGTTCAGCCTCAACATTTGAAGAACAAGTTCTGGACGCAGCCGCAAAGCTCGAAATCATGGAACTGGAGATCCACCCCGGCCGCGAAAAAGGAGAAACGGAGAAACTTGGTGTCTCTGGCCTATTCCTTCAGTAGGCAATCCTGGAAGCCCGGCTCCCGCTCTTTCCTCTTTCCGGTCGAGGTTCCTGCCGACCGGCATGATCTCGTTCATGCGCGCGCGGCACATTCAATCTGTTGGGAGATCCATGTAAAGTGTCATACACACTCCTTGCAGATGGATAACATGGAAGTGGTCCATAACGAGAGGGCAGCAGAACACGTAGCAATTTTGTTCCCCCATTTGTGCAAATCTGAAAGGAAAACTTGCATAAGCTTGTACGTACAACGAATCTTCGAACAGGCCAAGCAATTGTCCAGTGACACTCCAGCATCAAGCGCATAATCCTTGATCTAGATTAGGAGTAAACATAAATTGATTATATCAAGGTAACAGATTGTGCTTGGGCATGGAGACCCAAGATTGAAATGGCGAATAATAACATGAAAGGAAATATAGGCTGCTTTCTTTATAGACGAGAGATGTCTTTCCTACCAACAAATAAATTTATATTACTGTTTGGACACACTGTATCCCTTTTAACATGTCACTAAAAGAAATTACGACATTGTCTTCACCAGTATAAATTATAGGTTAGAGTAGCACAAACCTGAAAAGCAAAGCGTTGAGGCATTCCACTGATAGAGAGTAGTCCCTTCGTCCGGCATACGTCAGCACTGTGTTCATCAGGAGAATCAATTGTGAGATGTTTGTTCCGATATACACAACCCCATCATGTGCAGGGCCATAAATAAATACCTAGAAATTCATCTCAGCTATCTTGAGAAAATATATAAATGCATGCCAGACAATTTTATGTCTGACCTTTTACTTTTAGAGATCCATCTCCCCTTCGCAAACAAATGCTTACAGAGGAAACACCAGGGTCATGGGTGTGATCATGCTCATGATGGTCTACAAGAAGCAAACAACATTGAGTTCACTTATTATGACAGCATTACCATGACTAAGATATGGCATATTAGGTATACTGCTTTTAAGTGAAACATCAAAACTGTCCCATCTCTCCTTTCCGAACAGCATCCAAGGTTCCAAGCAGATTGGCAAAGTACATTTCTTAATTTAGGATATTGGTTCCAAGTAACTATGAAGTTTTTCCTATGTTTGCATAAGCTTGTACGTACAACGAATCTTCGAACAGGCCAAGCAATTGTCCAGTGACACTCCAGCATCAAGCGCATAATCCTTGATCTAGATTAGGAGTAAACATAAATTGATTATATCAAGGTAACAGATTGTGCTTGGGCATGGAGACCCAAGATTGAAATGGCGAATAATAACATGAAAGGAAATATAGGCTGCTTTCTTTATAGACGAGAGATGTCTTTCCTACCAACAAATAAATTTATATTACTGTTTGGACACACTGTATCCCTTTTAACATGTCACTAAAAGAAATTACGACATTGTTTTCACCAGTATAAATTATAGGTTAGAGTAGCACAAACCTGAAAAGCAAAGCGTTGAGGCATTCCACTGATAGAGAGTAGTCCCTTCGTCCGGCATACGTCAGCACTGTGTTCATCAGGAGAATCAATTGTGAGATGTTTGTTCCGATATACACAACCCCATCATGTGCAGGGCCATAAATAAATACCTAGAAATTCATCTCAGCTATCTTGAGAAAATATATAAATGCATGCCAGACAATTTTATGTCTGACCTTTTACTTTTAGAGATCCATCTCCCCTTCGCAAACAAATGCTTACAGAGGAAACACCAGGGTCATGGGTGTGATCATGCTCATGATGGTCTACAAGAAGCAAACAACATTGAGTTCACTTATTATGACAGCATTACCATGACTAAGATATGGCATATTAGGTATACTGCTTTTAAGTGAAACATCAAAACTGTCCCATCTCTCCTTTCCGAACAGCATCCAAGGTTCCAAGCAGATTGGCAAAGTACATTTCTTAATTTAGGATATTGGTTCCAAGTAACTATGAAGTTTTTCCTATGTTTGCATAAGCTTGTACGTACAACGAATCTTCGAACAGGCCAAGCAATTGTCCAGTGACACTCCAGCATCAAGCGCATAATCCTTGATCTAGATTAGGAGTAAACATAAATTGATTATATCAAGGTAACAGATTGTGCTTGGGCATGGAGACCCAAGATTGAAATGGCGAATAATAACATGAAATATAGGCTGCTTTCTTTATAGACGAGAGATGTCTTTCCTACCAACAAATAAATTTATATTACTGTTTGGACACACTGTATCCCTTTTAACATGTCACTAAAAGAAATTACGACATTGTTTTCACCAGTATAAATTATAGGTTAGAGTAGCACAAACCTGAAAAGCAAAGCGTTGAGGCATTCCACTGATAGAGAGTAGTCCCTTCGTCCGGCATACGTCAGCACTGTGTTCATCAGGAGAATCAATTGTGAGATGTTTGTTCCGATATACACAACCCCATCACGTGCAGGGCCATAAATAAATACCTAGAAATTCATCTCAGCTATCTTGAGAAAATATATAAATGCATGCCAGACAATTTTATGTCTGACCTTTTACTTTTAGAGATCCATCTCCCCTTCGCAAACAAATGCTTACAGAGGAAACACCAGGGTCATGGGTGTGATCATGCTCATGATGGTCTACAAGAAGCAAACAACATTGAGTTCACTTATTAAGACAGCATTACCATGACTAAGATATGGCATATTAGGTATACTGCTTTTAAGTGAAACATCAAAACTGTCCCATCTCTCCTTTCCGAACAGCATCCAAGGTTCCAAGCAGATTGGCAAAGTACATTTCTTAATTTAGGATATTGGTTCCAAGTAACTATGAAGTTTTTCCTATGTTTGCATAAGCTTGTACGTACAACGAATCTTCGAACAGGCCAAGCAATTGTCCAGTGACACTCCAGCATCAAGCGCATAATCCTTGATCTAGATTAGGAGTAAACATAAATTGATTATATCAAGGTAACAGATTGTGCTTGGGCATGGAGACCCAAGATTGAAATGGCGAATAATAACATGAAAGGAAATATAGGCTGCTTTCTTTATAGACGAGAGATGTCTTTCCTACCAACAAATAAATTTATATTACTGTTTGGACACACTGTATCCCTTTTAACATGTCACTAAAAGAAATTACGACATTGTTTTCACCAGTATAAATTATAGGTTAGAGTAGCACAAACCTGAAAAGCAAAGCGTTGAGGCATTCCACTGATAGAGAGTAGTCCCTTCGTCCGGCATACGTCAGCACTGTGTTCATCAGGAGAATCAATTGTGAGATGTTTGTTCCGATATACACAACCCCATCATGTGCAGGGCCATAAATAAATACCTAGAAATTCATCTCAGCTATCTTGAGAAAATATATAAATGCATGCCAGACAATTTTATGTCTGACCTTTTACTTTTAGAGATCCATCTCCCCTTCGCAAACAAATGCTTACAGAGGAAACACCAGGGTCATGGGTGTGATCATGCTCATGATGGTCTACAAGAAGCAAACAACATTGAGTTCACTTATTATGACAGCATTACCATGACTAAGATATGGCATATTAGGTATACTGCTTTTAAGTGAAACATCAAAACTGTCCCATCTCTCCTTTCCGAACAGCATCCAAGGTTCCAAGCAGATTGGCAAAGTACATTTCTTAATTTAGGATATTGGTTCCAAGTAACTATGAAGTTTTTCCTATGTTTGCATAAGCTTGTACGTACAACGAATCTTCGAACAGGCCAAGCAATTGTCCAGTGACACTCCAGCATCAAGCGCATAATCCTTGATCTAGATTAGGAGTAAACATAAATTGATTATATCAAGGTAACAGATTGTGCTTGGGCATGGAGACCCAAGATTGAAATGGCGAATAATAACATGAAATATAGGCTGCTTTCTTTATAGACGAGAGATGTCTTTCCTACCAACAAATAAATTTATATTACTGTTTGGACACACTGTATCCCTTTTAACATGTCACTAAAAGAAATTACGACATTGTTTTCACCAGTATAAATTATAGGTTAGAGTAGCACAAACCTGAAAAGCAAAGCGTTGAGGCATTCCACTGATAGAGAGTAGTCCCTTCGTCCGGCATACGTCAGCACTGTGTTCATCAGGAGAATCAATTGTGAGATGTTTGTTCCGATATACACAACCCCATCACGTGCAGGGCCATAAATAAATACCTAGAAATTCATCTCAGCTATCTTGAGAAAATATATAAATGCATGCCAGACAATTTTATGTCTGACCTTTTACTTTTAGAGATCCATCTCCCCTTCGCAAACAAATGCTTACAGAGGAAACACCAGGGTCATGGGTGTGATCATGCTCATGATGGTCTACAAGAAGCAAACAACATTGAGTTCACTTATTATGACAGCATTACCATGACTAAGATATGGCATATTAGGTATACTGCTTTTAAGTGAAACATCAAAACTGTCCCATCTCTCCTTTCCGAACAGCATCCAAGGTTCCAAGCAGATTGGCAAAGTACATTTCTTAATTTAGGATATTGGTTCCAAGTAACTATGAAGTTTTTCCTATGTTTGCATAAGCTTGTACGTACAACGAATCTTCGAACAGGCCAAGCAATTGTCCAGTGACACTCCAGCATCAAGCGCATAATCCTTGATCTAGATTAGGAGTAAACATAAATTGATTATATCAAGGTAACAGATTGTGCTTGGGCATGGAGACCCAAGATTGAAATGGCGAATAATAACATGAAANNNNNNNNNNNNNNNNNNNNNNNNNNNNNNNNNNNNNNNNNNNNNNNNNNNNNNNNNNNNNNNNNNNNNNNNNNNNNNNNNNNNNNNNNNNNNNNNNNNNNNNNNNNNNNNNNNNNNNNNNNNNNNNNNNNNNNNNNNNNNNNNNNNNNNNNNNNNNNNNNNNNNNNNNNNNNNNNNNNNNNNNNNNNNNNNNNNNNNNNNNNNNNNNNNNNNNNNNNNNNNNNNNNNNNNNNNNNNNNNNNNNNNNNNNNNNNNNNNNNNNNNNNNNNNNNNNNNNNNNNNNNNNNNNNNNNNNNNNNNNNNNNNNNNNNNNNNNNNNNNNNNNNNNNNNNNNNNNNNNNNNNNNNNNNNNNNNNNNNNNNNNNNNNNNNNNNNNNNNNNNNNNNNNNNNNNNNNNNNNNNNNNNNNNNNNNNNNNNNNNNNNNNNNNNNNNNNNNNNNNNNNNNNNNNNNNNNNNNNNNNNNNNNNNNNNNNNNNNNNNNNNNNNNNNNNNNNNNNNNNNNNNNNNNNNNNNNNNNNNNNNNNNNNNNNNNNNNNNNNNNNNNNNNNNNNNNNNNNNNNNNNNNNNNNNNNNNNNNNNNNNNNNNNNNNNNNNNNNNNNNNNNNNNNNNNNNNNNNNNNNNNNNNNNNNNNNNNNNNNNNNNNNNNNNNNNNNNNNNNNNNNNNNNNNNNNNNNNNNNNNNNNNNNNNNNNNNNNNNNNNNNNNNNNNNNNNNNNNNNNNNNNNNNNNNNNNNNNNNNNNNNNNNNNNNNNNNNNNNNNNNNNNNNNNNNNNNNNNNNNNNNNNNNNNNNNNNNNNNNNNNNNNNNNNNNNNNNNNNNNNNNNNNNNNNNNNNNNNNNNNNNNNNNNNNNNNNNNNNNNNNNNNNNNNNNNNNNNNNNNNNNNNNNNNNNNNNNNNNNNNNNNNNNNNNNNNNNNNNNNNNNNNNNNNNNNNNNNNNNNNNNNNNNNNNNNNNNNNNNNNNNNNNNNNNNNNNNNNNNNNNNNNNNNNNNNNNNNNNNNNNNNNNNNNNNNNNNNNNNNNNNNNNNNNNNNNNNNNNNNNNNNNNNNNNNNNNNNNNNNNNNNNNNNNNNNNNNNNNNNNNNNNNNNNCCCCGCCCCTCTCACCTGCGCCCTGCTAACCCTATGCACATCCTAACCTATGCTCCTAGTCCTAAGCACTCTACTTCCCTTCTACTGCTACTTCGCGATGACTCTGCTGCTGCCGAGCTAAATAAAGCAGTGGGAATCAACGTGaagtagcgatgtgggactaaaaagACTCAGGTGGCCGGAGTTCTGTCCTACCCGACTGGCCGCCGTCCTCCCGCTCCACCCACCCCCTTCCGGCCATCGCTGGTGCACCGCGCGGGAAGAAAAGAAGGGGCGCACGCCGACGCCTGGACTCCGTCTTCCTCCCCATCTCAGGCGGCCGCCGGCGCAATGCTCCGGCCACCGCCTGCCCGACCGCTCGCGCCGACGCCGGTGCATCGAAAGCAACCCCCCGTCCGCGCGCTCGAATCAAGCGAGAGTTTGGGAGGTGGGGGACTAGATTACACGGCGGAGCACTCCGGCGAGCGTGATCTGGGGGAGGAGTTGGACGGAGATCGCGATGAACTTCTTGTTTTTAGAACGAGAATCGCGGTGAACTGGGACTGATAAAAAGATAGCACGAGCAGTGTGGGCCTCGGTCGGGACTGTGAGTCTATATGGGCCGAAAGGAAGCCCAGGTCGGGACAGTAAAGGGACTATACGGGCCCCGACCCGATCTCGGAAAAAAAACCCGGCCCCGACACGACCCTCTCTCGCGATCCCGGCGCAACGGGCCcggaggagacggcggcggcgtgctccccctctctcctccttgtcGGTGTGGACTGCAGCGGCGGCAGCGCGAGCTTGGAGGCGACCCGGAGGTGCAGCTGCGCGAGCTCGGCGGCAACTCCGTCTCCGGCGCCCCTCCCCCGGAAGCCGGCCTGCTCGCTGGTGCAGCCGGGCCGTGTCTCTCGCCTCTGTCCCGAACCGCACAAGGGAGGCGGGCTCGCTCCTCCGTTCTGTCCAGACGGCCGACGGGGAGAGGACCTCGCCGCCCCGCGTTGGCCTCCGACGAGCGGCCACCGGCAAGTCCCCGCTCCTTCTTTTTCCCCCCTTCTCTGATTCCTTCTTGAAATCTCAGTTTACCAACGATCGTCCTGTCTAAAACTTAGGTTCGTGAGGTGAAATTTGATTGAAAAGATCCAAGGCTAACCAAGTTAGGGGAAACCATCAAATCCCCATAGGAAGAAACCTGCTCCTGTGCTCCAACTCCAACTCGGAGATCTCGGGCGGCGCCGGAGAGATGGGGGCGGAAGTCGACGCACTGTACGAGATCGGCCGCCACGCGACAGGATCCCACGAGATCCCTAGTGTGAGTGTGGAAGTCGAACCCGTCCGTTCATCCAGATTTGCATTTACCTCGGCGGCATTCGCTGTTATGTAATTCTTGCAACCGCAGGAAAGAGATGAAACCGCTCGAGCGAGCGGTGGCAGTTCAGGTGAAGGAGGAGGCGTCCTCTCGTATCTCTCCTTCCAAGGTTGGATTTTTTACCCCCTACGCTCGAATCAGTTTCAAGTCCTCCAAATATCCATCCAGGAAAGGCTCCTAACAACTAGCTTCTACATGCTGCTACCGCCTTGGAAGGCGTAAGTAAGCTCAGGGAGAGGTGGAGTAGGTACAACACTCTTGGGAGTAAGCGGAGGAAGAGGGAAAATGCAGCATCCTTGTTCGTCTCGCGGAGTGCGGAGTATGTTGCTGTAGCTGTTGGGAACCGCATTTATATCTTGAGAAAGAGCGATGGCTATGAATCACCCTGCGGCATTTATACAAGTCAGTGAACTTTCTACCTGTTCCCACATTGCATCGTGTATTGTCTAgtataattcattgggaaaaattgCACAAGCTCTTACTGGTACAAGTCCTTTTGTGAaatgttatactccctccgttccaaattactcgtcgcagaaatggatgtatctaaaactaaaatacatctagatacattcatacctgtgacaagtaattcggaacggagggagtacctgtgaATCTGTGATGCTCATACATTGCATTCTTAAACATTAGCTTACACTGGGAA from Triticum dicoccoides isolate Atlit2015 ecotype Zavitan chromosome 6A, WEW_v2.0, whole genome shotgun sequence encodes:
- the LOC119318089 gene encoding signal peptidase complex catalytic subunit SEC11C-like — its product is MKIRHVLTQSITFLVMVLALLVLVPEGMMLVTGVKSPAMAVLSESMEPAIKKGDMVFVHNMSNEPFREGEVVLFKVDGFEHPIVHRVIKVYEHRDTGEIRILTKGDNNSVDDRFLYASGQLWLQPHDIIGRVACYLPYAGWPSVFISEAYKMLLNGGSTTTPEVLWVTM